One window of the Clostridium sp. MB40-C1 genome contains the following:
- a CDS encoding GntR family transcriptional regulator — MKEIKLNRNTNVPLYKQLAQIIEVEINNKKYDENFKLPTENELAKAYDVSRITVRQALKLLEDKNLISREVGKGTFIKDNRLNQPMEGSHSFSELIEKEGFKPGAKLISASLEIPTESDLEDLDLEEGELIVVIKRIRYMNETPISYEISKFPSSFKFLLTKNLDNNSLYKLLYEEKELYFTNAKRTIELVWANDILSEYLHVEKDYPIILIKGIAEDNYGKISHKAFQYILGDKFKFTI, encoded by the coding sequence TTGAAAGAAATTAAATTAAATAGAAATACAAATGTTCCATTATATAAACAATTAGCACAGATTATTGAAGTAGAGATAAATAACAAGAAATATGATGAAAATTTTAAATTGCCAACTGAAAACGAGTTAGCTAAAGCATATGATGTAAGCCGAATTACTGTTAGACAAGCGCTTAAATTACTAGAAGATAAAAATCTGATTTCTAGAGAAGTGGGAAAGGGTACTTTTATAAAAGATAATAGATTAAATCAACCTATGGAAGGATCTCATAGTTTCAGTGAATTAATTGAGAAAGAAGGATTTAAACCAGGAGCAAAATTAATAAGTGCATCTTTAGAAATTCCAACAGAGAGCGATTTAGAAGATCTTGATTTAGAAGAAGGAGAACTTATAGTAGTTATTAAAAGAATTAGATATATGAATGAGACTCCTATTTCTTATGAGATATCAAAGTTTCCAAGTAGCTTTAAATTTTTACTGACCAAAAACCTAGATAATAATTCATTATATAAACTTTTATATGAAGAGAAAGAACTTTATTTTACAAATGCAAAAAGAACAATTGAATTAGTTTGGGCAAATGATATTTTAAGTGAGTATCTTCATGTAGAAAAAGATTATCCAATAATACTAATTAAAGGAATTGCTGAAGATAATTATGGCAAAATTTCACATAAAGCTTTTCAATATATACTAGGAGATAAATTTAAATTTACTATTTAA
- a CDS encoding SIS domain-containing protein yields the protein MTPKNIIATIKEGQPNIKSVVYVGCGASQADLYPAKYFLEENSKDIRVSLYTANEFNYATPKAIDSSCIVITASLGGTTPETVEATSKAKRLGAHVITLTHIENSPITKGADYVLVHGFEKNYAAKLEKMTLAVQLAVEILYQFEGYDNYKEMINGFDKIYNLIEESVSTVLPEAKKFADSYKDDKIIYLMSSGATAKVAYSTSLCLLMEMQWVNSGNFHNGEFFHGPFEIVDKNVPFLLFMNDGKTRPMDSRALTFLQRFDAKITVIDAKDFGISSVISPKVVDYFNPMLISGVMRIYAEQLAIARNHPLTKRRYMWKLEY from the coding sequence ATGACACCCAAAAACATTATTGCAACAATAAAAGAAGGACAACCTAATATAAAGAGTGTTGTTTATGTTGGTTGTGGAGCTTCTCAGGCAGATTTATATCCTGCTAAATATTTTTTAGAGGAAAATAGTAAAGATATCCGTGTAAGCTTATACACTGCAAATGAATTCAATTATGCAACTCCAAAAGCTATTGATTCAAGTTGTATCGTTATTACAGCTTCTTTAGGAGGAACTACTCCCGAAACAGTTGAAGCTACCTCTAAAGCTAAAAGATTAGGGGCCCATGTTATAACTTTAACTCATATTGAAAACTCTCCAATAACTAAAGGCGCTGATTATGTACTAGTACATGGATTTGAAAAAAATTATGCTGCTAAATTAGAAAAAATGACTTTAGCAGTACAATTGGCAGTAGAAATTTTGTATCAGTTTGAAGGTTATGATAATTATAAAGAAATGATTAATGGTTTTGATAAAATATATAACTTAATAGAAGAATCTGTATCAACTGTACTGCCTGAAGCTAAAAAGTTTGCTGATTCTTATAAAGACGACAAGATAATCTATCTTATGAGTAGTGGTGCAACAGCTAAAGTGGCATATTCAACTTCTCTTTGCTTACTTATGGAAATGCAATGGGTTAATTCTGGAAACTTCCATAACGGAGAATTTTTCCATGGTCCTTTTGAAATAGTTGATAAAAATGTACCTTTCTTACTATTTATGAATGATGGTAAAACTCGTCCAATGGATAGTAGAGCTTTAACATTTCTACAAAGATTCGATGCTAAAATAACAGTTATAGATGCTAAAGATTTTGGAATATCTTCTGTAATTTCACCAAAGGTTGTGGATTATTTTAATCCAATGCTAATTTCAGGCGTTATGAGAATATATGCTGAGCAATTAGCTATTGCTAGAAATCATCCATTGACTAAAAGAAGATATATGTGGAAATTGGAATATTAA
- a CDS encoding PTS system mannose/fructose/sorbose family transporter subunit IID produces the protein MSTEANNPNKKDPNKKKYWNFFWKSWAVQASWNYERQMNMGYMYGMAPIIDEIYKDPKDLELKKEAYKRHMVFFNCTPQTTSFIMGLTSSMEEQYYKDKENFQPDTINAVKTSLMGPLSGIGDSFFQGTVRILAFGLGVNFAKQGSILGPILAMLVSFIPSFLVTYYGGKIGYTMGNTYLSKLYKEGLMDKLMYISTIVGLMVVGSMIGSMIGITTPIKIGTSFELQKVLDGIIPGMIPLGLTFFMYWLLQKKVKTGWILFLCIAGGILLNSLGIFI, from the coding sequence ATGTCAACTGAAGCAAACAATCCAAATAAAAAAGATCCTAATAAGAAAAAATATTGGAACTTCTTTTGGAAGTCATGGGCTGTACAAGCCTCATGGAATTATGAAAGACAAATGAACATGGGATATATGTATGGTATGGCTCCTATAATAGATGAAATATATAAAGATCCTAAAGATTTAGAATTAAAAAAGGAAGCTTACAAAAGGCATATGGTGTTCTTTAATTGTACTCCTCAAACCACTTCTTTTATTATGGGTCTTACTTCATCTATGGAAGAACAATATTACAAAGATAAGGAAAATTTTCAACCTGATACTATTAATGCTGTAAAAACCAGTTTAATGGGACCACTATCCGGAATAGGAGATTCATTCTTTCAAGGAACAGTTAGAATACTTGCTTTTGGATTAGGTGTTAACTTTGCAAAACAAGGGAGTATATTAGGACCTATTTTAGCAATGCTTGTATCTTTTATCCCTTCTTTTTTAGTAACTTACTATGGCGGTAAAATTGGATATACTATGGGAAACACATACCTTTCAAAATTATATAAAGAAGGTTTGATGGACAAGTTAATGTATATATCAACAATTGTAGGTTTGATGGTTGTTGGCTCTATGATAGGAAGTATGATTGGTATTACAACACCTATAAAAATAGGTACCTCATTTGAGCTTCAAAAAGTTTTAGATGGTATTATACCAGGCATGATACCTTTAGGTTTAACCTTCTTCATGTATTGGTTGCTTCAAAAGAAGGTTAAAACCGGCTGGATTCTATTCTTATGTATTGCCGGAGGAATATTATTAAATTCCCTTGGTATATTCATATAG
- a CDS encoding PTS sugar transporter subunit IIA: protein MKLIVCGHGDIAPGILNASNMIFGEQEGVFAVPFLNGEGTEDLKKKIEDVLAKSDDDNEVLFMIDVFGGTPYNIVAEHCYNKKNMDIITGVNLPLVLEALSLKNSVKLDEMVLLLSNSSKESFRVYSEEIKKVESDNVDDL, encoded by the coding sequence ATGAAATTAATAGTATGTGGTCATGGAGACATTGCACCAGGAATTTTAAATGCATCTAATATGATTTTTGGAGAACAGGAAGGGGTTTTTGCTGTTCCTTTTCTCAATGGAGAGGGAACAGAGGATTTAAAAAAGAAAATTGAAGATGTTTTAGCAAAAAGTGATGATGATAATGAAGTTTTATTTATGATTGATGTTTTTGGAGGAACTCCCTATAACATAGTTGCAGAACACTGTTATAACAAGAAAAATATGGACATAATTACTGGAGTGAATTTACCTTTGGTTCTAGAAGCTTTATCATTAAAAAATTCTGTTAAATTAGATGAGATGGTTTTATTATTGAGCAATTCAAGTAAAGAAAGTTTTAGAGTTTATAGTGAAGAAATAAAAAAAGTAGAAAGTGACAATGTTGACGACTTATAA
- a CDS encoding NfeD family protein, translated as MIFNISTLSVICFVIGFLLMIIEMFHPGFGFPGAIGGILLIVGVVFSARTVVQALIMLIIILAVLGITLTVVLKSFSKGRLSKTLVLEDIQKKERGYICVEDLNFFLNKEGLTTTVLRPSGTADFNGIRLDVISEGGFIQKEKKVKIIHVEGRRIVVKEII; from the coding sequence GTGATATTTAATATTTCAACGCTTTCTGTAATATGCTTTGTCATAGGTTTTTTACTTATGATAATTGAAATGTTTCATCCAGGGTTTGGGTTTCCGGGAGCTATTGGAGGAATATTACTTATAGTTGGTGTAGTATTTAGTGCTAGAACTGTAGTGCAAGCACTAATTATGCTCATTATCATATTAGCTGTTTTAGGTATAACCCTTACAGTAGTTCTTAAATCATTTTCAAAAGGAAGGCTTTCTAAAACTCTTGTTTTAGAAGATATACAAAAAAAAGAGAGAGGGTATATATGTGTAGAAGACCTTAATTTTTTTCTTAATAAAGAAGGCTTGACTACTACGGTCTTAAGACCTTCAGGAACTGCTGATTTTAATGGTATAAGGCTTGATGTGATTTCAGAAGGGGGATTTATACAAAAAGAAAAAAAGGTAAAAATAATCCATGTTGAAGGAAGACGTATAGTAGTAAAAGAGATTATTTAA
- a CDS encoding methyl-accepting chemotaxis protein, with amino-acid sequence MRGYINNAAINIRNICISNDVKYIEDKKLIINKNVENYKTEKGNLEKLITTDEGKNLLTQLKNNEEKGLNKFEDSLKLGSKVGVTEVELEKIINDLEKPQTDWIASIQRIIDNQNKTNDELAQKTIKLAENLMKLLIAMGIASIILVVFSTYIILKSIRTQMAEVAEGATKLAEGNFDFHLEVHSDDEIGRTVAALNNAVTNLRNAIATVKDESNSIVESVKITDEMFSEVTNEVQQVSVATQQISAGMQESSASVEEVTSMTATVKEDIINVTENAKEGLNIALGIQQKAEEVKEDSTKSKENALKVYNSTKEKLEKAIEDSKVVQNISEMANSILSIAEQTNLLALNAAIEAARAGEMGKGFAVVAEEVRKLAEESSNAVNEIQTNVNQVIASVQELSEASKNILVFIEKEVLNDYEKLIEVSYQYKNDGDTVKGLIEHFAKISDNVYGSTEQIVKSMEEVASAVAQVAASSGEIAESVTLVSSKNTSILEESRKNSEGAEILSEAVSKFII; translated from the coding sequence ATGAGAGGATACATAAACAATGCCGCAATCAATATAAGAAATATCTGCATAAGTAATGATGTGAAATATATTGAAGATAAGAAATTGATAATTAATAAAAATGTTGAGAATTATAAAACAGAAAAAGGAAATTTAGAAAAATTAATTACTACTGATGAAGGTAAAAACTTATTAACTCAATTAAAAAATAATGAAGAAAAGGGATTAAATAAATTTGAAGATTCCTTGAAACTTGGATCTAAAGTTGGAGTAACCGAAGTTGAATTAGAAAAAATCATTAATGACTTAGAAAAACCTCAAACGGATTGGATAGCTAGTATTCAACGAATAATAGATAATCAAAATAAAACAAATGATGAATTAGCACAAAAAACTATTAAATTAGCAGAAAATTTGATGAAATTATTAATTGCTATGGGCATCGCTAGTATTATACTAGTAGTATTTTCTACGTATATAATTTTAAAAAGTATAAGAACACAAATGGCAGAAGTAGCTGAAGGAGCAACTAAACTTGCTGAAGGAAATTTTGATTTTCACCTTGAGGTTCATTCAGATGATGAAATAGGGAGAACTGTAGCTGCTTTAAATAATGCTGTAACAAATTTAAGAAATGCAATTGCTACTGTTAAGGATGAAAGTAATTCTATAGTTGAAAGTGTAAAAATTACAGATGAAATGTTTTCGGAAGTAACTAATGAAGTTCAACAAGTATCAGTAGCTACTCAACAAATTTCTGCAGGAATGCAAGAATCTTCTGCTTCAGTAGAAGAGGTTACGTCTATGACAGCAACAGTAAAGGAAGACATAATTAATGTAACTGAAAATGCTAAGGAAGGACTAAATATAGCATTAGGTATTCAACAAAAAGCTGAGGAAGTAAAAGAGGATTCTACTAAGTCTAAAGAAAATGCATTAAAAGTTTATAATAGTACAAAGGAAAAATTAGAAAAAGCCATAGAGGATTCTAAAGTTGTTCAAAATATATCAGAAATGGCTAATAGTATATTATCTATTGCAGAACAGACAAATTTATTGGCTTTAAATGCTGCTATAGAAGCTGCTCGTGCAGGAGAAATGGGTAAAGGATTTGCAGTAGTTGCCGAAGAAGTAAGAAAATTAGCAGAAGAATCTTCTAACGCAGTCAATGAAATTCAAACCAATGTTAACCAAGTTATAGCTTCAGTACAAGAACTTTCAGAAGCATCTAAAAATATCTTAGTATTTATAGAAAAGGAAGTTTTAAATGACTATGAAAAATTAATTGAGGTAAGTTATCAATATAAGAATGACGGAGATACTGTTAAAGGATTAATTGAACATTTTGCTAAAATATCTGATAATGTGTATGGTTCTACAGAACAAATTGTTAAGAGTATGGAAGAAGTAGCTTCAGCTGTTGCACAAGTGGCTGCATCTTCAGGAGAAATTGCAGAAAGTGTAACTTTAGTAAGTAGTAAAAATACATCTATTTTAGAAGAAAGCAGGAAAAACTCAGAAGGAGCAGAAATTTTATCAGAAGCGGTAAGTAAATTTATTATATAG
- a CDS encoding LytTR family DNA-binding domain-containing protein: MELKVLICDDEFGMRTVLRKAVEKVEGFKIVGEAEDGEVVIELVEEVRPDIVFIDIEMPKQNGVECAKKIADIDPKIIIIFATGYNEYMSEAFELYAFDYIVKPFKIERIYQTLQKIKDINKLKENQSINKIIRHEKGLEKILIKNKEGLSFVDIKDIIVIQREDRSTVIHTVDNNYITSEALSSLEEKLDKTQFFRSHKSYIINLSMIQKIYPYGRWTYIAKLRNTDKDALLTHEKYDEMKNIFL, translated from the coding sequence TTGGAGCTAAAGGTATTAATTTGCGATGATGAATTTGGCATGAGAACAGTTTTAAGAAAAGCCGTAGAAAAAGTTGAAGGTTTTAAGATAGTGGGAGAAGCCGAAGATGGAGAAGTGGTTATTGAACTTGTAGAAGAGGTTCGTCCAGATATAGTATTTATTGATATTGAGATGCCAAAGCAGAACGGAGTAGAATGTGCAAAGAAAATAGCTGATATAGATCCTAAAATTATCATTATATTTGCCACAGGATATAATGAATATATGTCAGAGGCTTTTGAACTTTACGCCTTTGACTATATAGTGAAGCCTTTTAAAATAGAAAGGATTTATCAAACCCTTCAAAAGATTAAAGATATTAATAAATTAAAAGAGAATCAATCTATAAACAAAATAATTCGTCATGAAAAAGGATTGGAAAAGATTTTAATAAAAAATAAGGAGGGACTAAGCTTTGTAGATATAAAAGATATAATTGTGATTCAAAGAGAAGACAGAAGTACAGTTATACATACTGTAGATAATAATTATATAACATCGGAAGCTTTAAGTTCTTTAGAAGAAAAACTTGATAAAACACAGTTTTTTAGAAGTCATAAGTCATATATTATCAATCTTTCTATGATACAAAAAATATATCCTTATGGAAGATGGACATATATTGCAAAGCTTAGAAATACTGATAAAGATGCGCTTCTTACACATGAAAAATATGATGAAATGAAAAATATATTTTTATAG
- a CDS encoding HAD family phosphatase — protein sequence MIKAVIFDMDGLMFDTERLAKESWQKIGEKYGYIFNDELFNKVMGLTIKATEKVFKDTYGHDFPYNNLRNEKNKIMLKEIEENGVGIKKGLIECIKYLKKNNILIAIASSSQRSVIDFYLESANLIDEFDYIISGQEVTKGKPDPEIFLTCCKKLNVNKENALVLEDSINGIKAAFDGNINVVLIPDLVQVPKEIEKLTLKKLSDLSFVPELVESINRI from the coding sequence ATGATCAAAGCAGTGATTTTTGATATGGACGGGCTTATGTTTGATACTGAAAGATTAGCAAAAGAATCCTGGCAAAAAATTGGTGAAAAATATGGGTATATTTTTAATGATGAGCTTTTCAATAAGGTAATGGGTCTTACTATAAAAGCTACAGAAAAGGTTTTTAAAGATACCTATGGTCACGACTTTCCTTACAATAATCTTAGAAATGAAAAAAATAAAATTATGCTAAAAGAAATTGAGGAAAATGGTGTAGGTATAAAAAAAGGCTTAATTGAATGCATTAAATACTTAAAGAAAAATAATATTTTAATAGCTATTGCCTCTTCAAGCCAAAGATCAGTAATAGATTTTTATTTAGAATCAGCAAATTTAATTGATGAATTTGATTATATAATAAGTGGACAAGAGGTTACAAAGGGCAAACCTGATCCAGAAATATTTCTAACATGCTGCAAAAAGCTTAATGTAAATAAAGAAAATGCTTTGGTACTCGAAGACTCCATCAATGGAATAAAAGCAGCCTTTGATGGTAATATCAACGTTGTATTGATACCTGATTTAGTACAAGTACCTAAAGAAATCGAAAAATTAACCTTAAAAAAACTATCCGATTTATCATTTGTTCCAGAATTAGTAGAAAGCATTAACAGAATATAA
- a CDS encoding NUDIX hydrolase, with amino-acid sequence MTQQIDNIWPGVAMIIFDEENRVLLQKRADVGLWGIPSGHVEPGETVMEAAIREVWEETGLNIRINRLIGVYSDPKSQVFKYPNGITTHFITTYFEGKVVGGQMSCSSPETLELRYFPIDDLPSDILPMNPQWLKDALSNQEAPFIR; translated from the coding sequence ATGACACAACAGATTGATAATATTTGGCCAGGAGTTGCTATGATTATTTTTGATGAAGAAAATAGAGTTTTGCTACAAAAGCGTGCAGATGTGGGCCTTTGGGGGATTCCTTCTGGACATGTAGAGCCAGGGGAAACTGTAATGGAAGCCGCTATTAGAGAAGTATGGGAAGAAACAGGATTAAATATTAGAATTAATAGATTGATAGGTGTTTATTCAGATCCAAAGTCCCAAGTGTTTAAATATCCTAATGGAATTACTACTCATTTTATAACTACATATTTTGAGGGAAAGGTAGTAGGTGGACAAATGTCTTGTTCTTCACCTGAAACTCTTGAGTTACGTTATTTTCCAATAGATGATTTGCCATCCGATATTTTACCAATGAATCCTCAATGGCTAAAAGATGCCCTTTCTAATCAAGAGGCACCTTTTATTCGTTAA
- a CDS encoding PTS sugar transporter subunit IIB codes for MIKLLRIDHRLLHGQVIFSWCKALQITRIIVIDDDAANNEFKKMSLNLTKPPEIKLNIFTVDTAISKMDKIEKLSDNVMIIFGGTNSTLRFCEQYPNIKEINYGGIAKKDNSKQFSTAIFLNDSEIEDSRKLKDIGIYLYMQQVPTSRKEDLNPKL; via the coding sequence ATGATTAAACTTTTGCGCATAGATCACAGACTACTCCATGGTCAAGTAATTTTTTCATGGTGTAAAGCTTTACAAATCACACGGATAATAGTTATTGATGACGATGCTGCTAACAACGAATTTAAAAAAATGTCACTAAATTTAACAAAACCACCAGAAATAAAACTAAATATTTTTACTGTTGATACTGCGATTTCTAAAATGGATAAAATAGAAAAATTAAGTGACAATGTAATGATTATATTTGGAGGAACTAATAGTACCTTAAGATTCTGTGAACAATATCCTAATATTAAAGAAATTAATTATGGTGGAATAGCAAAAAAAGATAACTCAAAACAATTTAGCACAGCCATTTTTTTAAATGATTCTGAAATAGAGGATAGTAGAAAATTAAAAGACATAGGAATCTACTTATATATGCAACAAGTTCCTACTTCTAGAAAAGAAGATTTAAATCCAAAGCTCTAA
- a CDS encoding sensor histidine kinase: MKKKLNINKTIITIVILNIIELACVVSIIFLKFSIKKHLVKEENFKINVFIYLILLIVILNAFIIVKDFYLLSKHNYRYNMMKKSLEQVENLNNTLRAQRHDFMNHLQVVYSLMEMEEYSEAQNYIDKVFNDIQKVNKALKTSNPAVNALLQAKLLYAEKRNINMDVDVKSQLKDLNMPSWEFCRVLGNVIDNAIFVLNEKDRNGFLKLELYEDIKSYRFKVKNNGPKIPKDIRSKLFEVGFTTKGEQGEGMGLAIVKELITNYGGDIYVYSDESITVFEGFIKK, translated from the coding sequence ATGAAAAAAAAGCTTAACATAAACAAAACGATTATAACGATAGTAATATTAAATATAATAGAGTTAGCTTGTGTTGTATCAATTATATTTTTAAAATTTTCAATAAAGAAACACTTAGTAAAAGAAGAAAATTTTAAAATAAATGTTTTTATATATTTAATTTTATTAATAGTTATATTAAATGCTTTTATTATAGTAAAAGATTTTTATCTATTAAGTAAACACAACTATAGGTATAATATGATGAAAAAATCATTAGAGCAGGTGGAAAACTTAAATAACACCTTGAGGGCACAGAGACATGATTTTATGAATCATTTGCAAGTAGTGTATAGTCTTATGGAAATGGAAGAGTATAGCGAAGCACAAAATTATATAGATAAGGTGTTTAATGATATTCAAAAGGTTAATAAAGCATTAAAAACCTCAAATCCAGCTGTTAATGCACTTCTTCAGGCGAAACTCTTGTATGCAGAAAAAAGAAATATAAATATGGATGTTGATGTAAAATCTCAACTAAAAGATTTAAATATGCCTTCTTGGGAATTTTGTAGAGTTCTTGGAAATGTAATTGATAATGCTATATTTGTTCTTAATGAAAAAGATAGAAATGGATTTTTAAAGTTAGAATTATACGAAGATATAAAGTCATATAGATTTAAAGTGAAGAACAATGGTCCTAAAATTCCTAAAGATATTAGAAGTAAATTATTTGAAGTAGGATTTACTACTAAAGGAGAACAAGGGGAAGGAATGGGACTTGCGATTGTAAAAGAATTAATCACAAATTATGGCGGCGATATTTATGTTTATAGCGATGAAAGTATAACTGTTTTTGAAGGCTTTATAAAAAAATAG
- the floA gene encoding flotillin-like protein FloA (flotillin-like protein involved in membrane lipid rafts) — MNSTIGMIVILALVATFLALFFSFVPLGLWISALAAGVRVNIDTMIGMRLRRVVPKKIVRPLIKAIKAGLEVNINQLEAHYLAGGDVERVIDALIAAHRAEFRLPFERAAAIDLAGRDVLEAVKMSVNPKVIETPSISAVAKDGIELLTSARVTVRANLERLIGGAGEGTVLARIGEGVVTTVGSAQSHKEVLENPDKISQTVLSKGLDAGTAFEILSIDIADIDIGRNIGAQLQSLQAEADKNIAQAKAEERRAMAVAKEQEMRASLVEAEAEIPKAIAAALREGNIGVMDYYDMENVISDTKMRQSISKTGSKEKVIGNDSSKIKK, encoded by the coding sequence ATGAATAGCACAATAGGAATGATAGTAATTTTAGCATTAGTTGCAACTTTTTTAGCGTTATTCTTCAGTTTTGTTCCACTTGGACTTTGGATTTCAGCATTAGCAGCAGGGGTTAGAGTAAATATAGATACTATGATTGGAATGAGACTTAGAAGAGTTGTTCCCAAAAAAATTGTACGTCCACTAATAAAGGCAATAAAAGCAGGACTTGAGGTTAATATAAATCAGCTTGAAGCGCACTATCTTGCAGGAGGAGATGTAGAGCGTGTTATAGATGCTCTTATAGCAGCACATAGAGCAGAGTTTAGATTACCGTTTGAGAGAGCGGCAGCTATTGATCTTGCTGGTCGTGATGTTTTAGAGGCTGTAAAAATGAGTGTTAATCCAAAAGTAATTGAAACTCCAAGTATTTCAGCAGTGGCGAAAGATGGTATTGAATTATTAACAAGTGCAAGAGTGACTGTTAGAGCAAATTTAGAAAGATTAATAGGTGGTGCTGGAGAAGGTACTGTGCTTGCAAGAATAGGTGAAGGGGTAGTTACTACTGTAGGAAGTGCTCAATCACATAAGGAAGTTTTAGAAAACCCAGATAAAATATCTCAAACAGTTTTATCAAAAGGATTAGATGCAGGAACTGCGTTTGAAATATTGTCTATAGATATAGCAGATATTGATATTGGAAGAAATATAGGAGCACAGCTTCAATCACTTCAAGCAGAGGCAGATAAAAATATAGCTCAAGCAAAAGCGGAGGAAAGAAGAGCCATGGCTGTTGCAAAAGAGCAAGAAATGAGAGCGAGTCTTGTAGAAGCAGAGGCGGAAATACCAAAAGCTATAGCAGCAGCACTTAGAGAAGGAAACATTGGAGTAATGGATTATTACGATATGGAAAATGTTATTTCAGATACTAAGATGAGACAATCTATTTCTAAAACTGGAAGTAAAGAGAAGGTGATTGGAAATGATAGTTCTAAAATAAAAAAATAA
- a CDS encoding PTS sugar transporter subunit IIC, which produces MFLKSILIGLVGVFCILDSRLLGRLNFERPLIVSTLVGIILGDITKGLMVGASLELISLGIVNIGAAAPPDMNLGSIIATSFAILTNASAETALTIAIPIAILGQMLGIVLRMLLSQFTHIGDKYIEDGKFNKAKNLHIVWGVVLYSLMYFVPIFITIYFGTDLVKQIVDMIPTWLTNGLNLASKILPAYGFALLLTSMLTKKMLPFLLIGFFITVYSGISLTGVAIFAILLAFILSEIKFSNNNTSVDTLD; this is translated from the coding sequence ATGTTTCTTAAATCAATACTTATAGGATTAGTTGGAGTATTTTGTATATTAGACTCACGTCTTCTTGGAAGACTTAACTTTGAGAGACCCTTAATTGTTAGTACTCTAGTAGGAATAATATTAGGAGATATAACAAAAGGACTTATGGTAGGTGCATCTTTAGAATTAATATCATTAGGAATTGTAAATATAGGTGCAGCAGCACCCCCTGATATGAACTTAGGATCAATTATAGCAACCTCTTTTGCAATCTTAACAAATGCTAGTGCTGAAACAGCTTTAACTATTGCTATACCTATTGCTATATTAGGACAAATGCTTGGAATTGTATTAAGAATGTTGTTATCACAGTTTACCCATATTGGAGATAAATACATTGAAGATGGAAAATTCAATAAAGCTAAAAACCTTCATATAGTTTGGGGAGTAGTTCTTTATTCTTTAATGTATTTTGTACCTATTTTCATAACTATTTATTTTGGAACGGATTTAGTTAAACAAATAGTAGATATGATTCCAACTTGGTTAACAAATGGATTAAACCTTGCAAGTAAGATATTACCTGCTTATGGATTTGCATTATTATTAACATCAATGTTAACAAAAAAAATGTTGCCATTTTTACTAATTGGTTTTTTTATAACTGTTTATTCTGGTATAAGCTTAACAGGTGTCGCAATATTCGCAATACTATTAGCATTTATTTTATCTGAGATAAAATTTAGCAACAATAATACTAGTGTAGATACTCTTGATTAA